GCCTCATCCAGCGGCTCGCCAACGCCCGCGGCATGGGAGAGCACCAGCGAGCGTTGCAGGTTTTCCAGGTCTTCGGTGGCGATACGCGTCTGCGCCAGCAGGCCAAAGCCGGTGTTGATACCGTAGGCCGTGCGCCCCTCAGCCATAATGGCGTTAACGCAGGCGACGCTTTGCGCAATATCAGCAAAAGCGCTTTCATCCAGAGTGACGTGTAACGGCTGACGCCAGGCGTCGCGAAGCTGCGCCAGCGTCAACTGGCCGGGAATAAGGTGTAGCGTGATGTTCATGAACGTTTCCCCTGGGTGGCGGCCACCATCGGTAAGTTAAGCCCCTGTTCAACCGCGCACTCAATGGCGCTCTCATACCCGGCATCGGCGTGGCGCATTACGCCGGTGGCCGGATCGTTATGCAGTACGCGGGCAATCCGCGCCGCCGCTTCATCGCTGCCGTCGCAGACAATCACCATCCCCGCATGCTGTGAAAAGCCCATGCCGACGCCGCCACCGTGGTGCAGCGAAACCCAGGTGGCTCCGCTGGCGGTGTTAAGCAGCGCGTTGAGCAGTGGCCAGTCGGAGACGGCATCGGAGCCGTCGCGCATCGCTTCCGTTTCGCGGTTCGGGCTGGCAACCGAGCCGGAGTCGAGGTGGTCACGGCCAATCACAATCGGCGCTGAAACTTCGCCGCTGCGCACCATTTCGTTAAACGCCAGCCCCAGTTTTTGTCGCCACTCCAGCCCCACCCAGCAGATGCGCGCCGGTAAGCCCTGGAAGCTGATGCGCTCGCGCGCCATATCGAGCCAGCGGTGCAGGTGCGGATCGTCAATCATCGCTTTCACTTTGGCATCGGTTTTGTAGATATCTTCTGCATCGCCGGAGAGCGCCACCCAGCGGAACGGGCCAATGCCGCGGCAGAAGAGTGGGCGAATATACGCCGGGACAAAACCGGGGAAATCAAAGGCGTTGGTGACGCCCATCTCTTTCGCCATCTGACGAATGTTGTTGCCGTAATCAAAAGTCGGCACGCCCATCTGCTGAAACGCCAGCATCGCGTTGACGTGTTCCGCCATGCTCTCTTTTGCTGCCTGCACGGTCTGCTGCGGATCGGATTCGGCTTTGCGTTGATACTCTTCCCATGTCCAGCCCTTTGGCAGGTAGCCATGCAGCGGGTCGTGGGCGCTGGTTTGATCGGTGACCATGTCCGGGCGCACGCCGCGCTGCACCAGCTGGGGCAACACTTCGGCGGCGTTGGCGCAGAGCGCCACGGAAACCGCCCTGCCCTCAGCGGTGTAGCGTTTGATTCTCGCCAGCGCGTCGTCGAGGGAGCTGGCCTGCTCGTCGATATAGCGGGTGCGCAGGCGGAAATCGATGCGGCTCTGCTGGCACTCAATCACCAGCGAACAGGCACCGGCCAGCGTCGCTGCCAGCGGCTGTGCGCCGCCCATGCCGCCCAGCCCGGCGGTTAACACCCAGCGCCCGGTTAAATCACCGCCGTAGTGCTGACGCCCGGCTTCAACAAAGGTTTCATAGGTGCCCTGGATGATCCCCTGGCTGCCGATATAGATCCAGCTTCCGGCGGTCATCTGGCCATACATCGCCAGCCCTTTCGCATCCAGCTCGTTAAAGTGCTCCCACGTCGCCCAGTGCGGCACGAGGTTAGAGTTGGCAATCAGTACGCGCGGTGCATTTTCATGGGTTTTAAACACGCCGACCGGCTTGCCGGACTGCACCAGCAGCGTTTCATCGTTCTCCAGATTCGTCAGCGCCTGAACGATAGCGTCGTAGCACTCCCAGTTACGCGCCGCGCGCCCGATACCGCCATACACCACCAGCGCCTGCGGGTTTTCCGCCACCTCCGGGTCGAGGTTGTTCATTAACATGCGCAGCGGCGCTTCGGTCAGCCAGCTTTTGGCCGTCAGCGCCGAGCCTCGCGGGCGCGGATCGCCTGCGGGCGAGAGGGGATATGCGACATCGTTGTTCTCCTGAAATCACGCGATGAGTGTGTAAACACATATACTTGTCTATACAATTGCGCGCAAGGCAGGATTTAACACTTAAGATACATTTTTCTGATAGTGCGCTAACAATCACGCTTTTGCTGCTGACAGCGCTCAGGAGCCGAAATGCCCCTGTAAACGGTAGCGGGAGCCGGGGTAAAGCAGGCTGGCGTGGGAGACAATCTGCGATGTCGACCAGGTACGGCGGCGGATCAACAGGCAGGGATCGTGCTCCTGGATCTGCAACAAACGGCACTCTTCAGCCGAGGCATGCACGGCTTCCACAATGTGCTCCCCTTCAGTGAGCGGCGCAATCAGCGACAGATAAGCATGAGCGGTAGTCTGCGTGTAATCCTGTTGCAGATACTCCGGCACCACGTCGGCATTGACCCAGCGCTCCTCAATCTGCACCGGGGTGCCATTCTCAAAATGCACCATGCGCGAGTGAAAAATGCGTGTCCCTTCCGCCACGTTTAACGCCGCGGCCTGGGTTGCGTCGGCGGCGCGCGCCTCCAGCAGCAGCACTTCACAGCGGTGCTGATGATGGCGGTCGGCAATCTCATCGGCAATGCTGCGCACCTCGAACAGCGCCGATTGCCCTTTCGGCTCGGCAACAAAGGTGCCGACGCCTTGCAAGCGTACCAGTAACCCCTCATCGGTCAGCGCGCGCACCGCGCGGTTAATGGTCATGCGGCTAAAACCAAACTGCGCTACCAGCTCCGCTTCTGAGGGGATGCGATCGTGCGGGCGCCAGATACCGGCGGCGATCTTCTCGCTGATGGCCTGCTTGACCTTCTCGTAAAAGGGCACGGGCGCGGTGGCCGGAGCCACCCGGGGGCGGGGTGAATACATAGCGCGGCAATTCCTTATTGTTATTTGTCAGGTGAGTATATCACTGCCACCAGTGCAGGATTTGCCAGGCCAGCCGGGCAGCGGCTTTCGCGCCCTGCCCTGCGTGATCAAACGCCGGATTAAACTCCACTAAATCCACCGCCTGCACTTTGCCGCTGCGACACAGCGGTTCGATAATGCGCAGCAGCAGGTGCATCGGCACACCCAGCGCCGCTGGCGCAGAGACGGCGGCCATCTCCCAGGCGGGCAGCACGTCGAGATCGATGGTCAGATAGATCCTGTCGTGCTGCTCAATGATGCGTTTAATTTCCGGTAGCGCTTCAGTTTCGAAGGCGTTTAACAGCGCCAGATCCTCAACTACCGTCACGTTGCGGCGCGTCGCTTCATCCCACAGCGCCTGGGTATTGGCCGCCTGGCTGGCACCGAAACAGGTGTAGTGAAAGCCGCGCTGCTGAGTGTCGCACTGCTGGGCCAGCTGGCGAAACGGCGTGCCGGAGCTGGCGCGCGCCGCGTGGCGTAAATCAAGGTGCGCATCAAGATTGATAATCGCAACCTGCTCATGGGGGAAAGCATCAAGGATTGCCGAGCCGTGGCCAAAGGCCGTTTCATGCCCGCCGCCAAACACCAGCGTGCGCATCTGCGCCTGCTGGCAGGCGAGCACCGCATCATGCAGCGCCTGCTGCGCCTGCTCCAGCGCCTCCGGCCGGGCGACAATATTACCCAAATCAACAAGATGTTGATGCCCGCCGTGGCTGGCCATATTAGCCAGTGCTGTACGCAGGGCAAACGGCCCCTTCGCGGCCCCCGCGCGCCCCTGATTGCGCTTCACCCCCTCATCACAGGCAAAGCCGAGCAGCGCCGTCTTGCCGCGATGCTGCTCGGGCGCAAATGTCGCCGCCTGAGTGACGGTCTGAAACAGGCGCAGGGCATTTGCCGCTTCGCCGCTGTCATCCCTGCCCTGCCAGCACGCAGGCGCTACCGGCTTCCATAGATTCATGCAGTGACCTCGCCACGGAAAATGCGTTGATAAAGCGGATTACGTCCCGGCTCGTAGATCATCTCCACCGGATGATTAGCGTCCCAGACGACAAAATCGGCGACAAACCCGGCGGCCAACTGACCATGGGTTTGCTTACGACCTAGCGCCTGCGCAGCATGACGCGTGACGCCCGCCCAGGCCTCTTCCGGCGTCAGGCCAAACTTCACGCAGGCCATATTCATCGCCAGATGCAGGCTGGCAAAGGGGCTGGTGCCAGGGTTGAAATCCGTTGCTACCGCCATCGGCACCCCCTGCTGGCGCAGCAGGGCGACCGGCGGTTTTTGCGTTTCATTAAGAAAATAGAAGGCACCGGGCAGCAGAACAGCAACGGTGCCGCTGGCGCGCATCGCCATCACGCCCGATTCGCTCAGGTACTCAATATGATCGGCGGATAAGCCCTTAAAGCGGCTGACCAGCTCCGCGCCGCCCAACGAGGAGAGCTGCTCAACATGGCCTTTCACCGGAATGCCGAGCGCCTGCGCGGCGCGAAACACCTGCTCGGTTTGCGACGGAGTAAAACCGACGTTTTCACAAAACGCATCTACCGCGTCAAACAGACCTTTGTCCGCAAGGGTAGGCAAAATGGTGTTGCAGACCAGATCAATGTAGGCCTGCGGGTCCGTTTTATACTCCGGCGGCGCGGCGTGCGCGGCGAGCAGCGTGCGGCTCACTTCCACCGCGTTGTTTTGCGCAAGCTTACCGGCGACGCGCAGCATCTTCTCTTCGCTGGCGACATCCAGCCCGTAACCCGATTTGATCTCAATCGTGGTGACGCCTTCGCGCATCAGCCGTGCAAGCCGCGACTGCGCCAGTTCCAGCAGCTGGCCTTCGGGACACTCCCGCGTCGCCCGCACGGTTGAGCTAATCCCGCCGCCTTCGGCGCTGATTTGCTGGTACGAGACACCGTTTAACCGCTGCTCCCACTCCTGGGCGCGGTTACCGGCAAAAACAAGGTGGGTATGACAGTCGATTAAACCGGGCGTCACCAGACGGCCCTGCAGATCGGTGCTCTGCGGCACATGCGCGGGCAGTTCACTCTCCGGCACGATTGCGCGGATCTGCCCGTTGCGCACCACGATGGCATGGCGCTCAAGCAGGCCATAGGGTTCTGCTCGCGTGGGATCCATGGTCGTAAGCGTTGCGTTACGCCACAGACGATCGTCAGAGGTCAGCTCAATCATATGGTTCTCTTGTCATGTGTTGTATAGACATTTATTTGCATAATGATTCGCTTGTCAACTCTGCGGCGCGTTTGCTGCGGGCAGTGCCGCCAATAACATGGCTGCAAGCAGCAAACTGTGACGTACCACATAAAATTCGCCTTATATTTCAACCGCAAATGAACCGTTTCAGCAGCGCAAAAAAATCGTCGCCCAAGGGCAATTTATTTAGCAGTGAAAGTATTGTGTCGCCAAAGCCCGACACTGTGTAAGTTGCTAAAATTAAATAGAAAAAAGGCTCTTGTAAGGGCAAAAAATTAAGCGTACATTAGCCCCCGTTTGGTGATGAATTCACCCGAAATTCTGAGATGGCGCTGTGGCCGAAAGGGAGAAAATTCTCATTTTCGTTTTGGCGTAGTTTCACCTCTCTATACTCAGTCCTGACAGATCATTAATGCATACTTTGTGTGCGGAGCGATGAACGTGAAATATTTCTTTATGGGCATATCGGTGATGGTTATCGTGTGGGCCGGTACATTCGCCCTGATGATCTAGCCTGAGCCATAGCGCAGAAAAAAATAAGGAGCCATGCGGCTCCTTTTTTTATGGCTGACTGTTATGGCTGGGTCTCTTCCGCCGCCCCTTTTGGCGTCACGGGAAACAGGCCATCGGCGCGGAACATCGCTTTGATGCCGCGCACCGCCTGGCGGATACGATCGCGGTTCTCAATGAGCGCAAAGCGCACATGGGTATCGCCATAATCACCGAAGCCGACACCGGGCGAGACGCACACTTTCGCCTCCTTCAGCAGCTTTTTCGCAAACTCCAGCGAGCC
This Kosakonia cowanii JCM 10956 = DSM 18146 DNA region includes the following protein-coding sequences:
- the hutU gene encoding urocanate hydratase; its protein translation is MTAKSWLTEAPLRMLMNNLDPEVAENPQALVVYGGIGRAARNWECYDAIVQALTNLENDETLLVQSGKPVGVFKTHENAPRVLIANSNLVPHWATWEHFNELDAKGLAMYGQMTAGSWIYIGSQGIIQGTYETFVEAGRQHYGGDLTGRWVLTAGLGGMGGAQPLAATLAGACSLVIECQQSRIDFRLRTRYIDEQASSLDDALARIKRYTAEGRAVSVALCANAAEVLPQLVQRGVRPDMVTDQTSAHDPLHGYLPKGWTWEEYQRKAESDPQQTVQAAKESMAEHVNAMLAFQQMGVPTFDYGNNIRQMAKEMGVTNAFDFPGFVPAYIRPLFCRGIGPFRWVALSGDAEDIYKTDAKVKAMIDDPHLHRWLDMARERISFQGLPARICWVGLEWRQKLGLAFNEMVRSGEVSAPIVIGRDHLDSGSVASPNRETEAMRDGSDAVSDWPLLNALLNTASGATWVSLHHGGGVGMGFSQHAGMVIVCDGSDEAAARIARVLHNDPATGVMRHADAGYESAIECAVEQGLNLPMVAATQGKRS
- a CDS encoding histidine utilization repressor: MYSPRPRVAPATAPVPFYEKVKQAISEKIAAGIWRPHDRIPSEAELVAQFGFSRMTINRAVRALTDEGLLVRLQGVGTFVAEPKGQSALFEVRSIADEIADRHHQHRCEVLLLEARAADATQAAALNVAEGTRIFHSRMVHFENGTPVQIEERWVNADVVPEYLQQDYTQTTAHAYLSLIAPLTEGEHIVEAVHASAEECRLLQIQEHDPCLLIRRRTWSTSQIVSHASLLYPGSRYRLQGHFGS
- the hutG gene encoding formimidoylglutamase, which encodes MNLWKPVAPACWQGRDDSGEAANALRLFQTVTQAATFAPEQHRGKTALLGFACDEGVKRNQGRAGAAKGPFALRTALANMASHGGHQHLVDLGNIVARPEALEQAQQALHDAVLACQQAQMRTLVFGGGHETAFGHGSAILDAFPHEQVAIINLDAHLDLRHAARASSGTPFRQLAQQCDTQQRGFHYTCFGASQAANTQALWDEATRRNVTVVEDLALLNAFETEALPEIKRIIEQHDRIYLTIDLDVLPAWEMAAVSAPAALGVPMHLLLRIIEPLCRSGKVQAVDLVEFNPAFDHAGQGAKAAARLAWQILHWWQ
- the hutI gene encoding imidazolonepropionase; translation: MIELTSDDRLWRNATLTTMDPTRAEPYGLLERHAIVVRNGQIRAIVPESELPAHVPQSTDLQGRLVTPGLIDCHTHLVFAGNRAQEWEQRLNGVSYQQISAEGGGISSTVRATRECPEGQLLELAQSRLARLMREGVTTIEIKSGYGLDVASEEKMLRVAGKLAQNNAVEVSRTLLAAHAAPPEYKTDPQAYIDLVCNTILPTLADKGLFDAVDAFCENVGFTPSQTEQVFRAAQALGIPVKGHVEQLSSLGGAELVSRFKGLSADHIEYLSESGVMAMRASGTVAVLLPGAFYFLNETQKPPVALLRQQGVPMAVATDFNPGTSPFASLHLAMNMACVKFGLTPEEAWAGVTRHAAQALGRKQTHGQLAAGFVADFVVWDANHPVEMIYEPGRNPLYQRIFRGEVTA
- the ypdK gene encoding membrane protein YpdK, which codes for MKYFFMGISVMVIVWAGTFALMI